A window from Cryobacterium sp. SO1 encodes these proteins:
- a CDS encoding anthranilate synthase component I: protein MSAGSTTLVDFTGLLADHRVIPVIRELFADGETPVGIYRKLTGGAAGSFLLESAEQGGIWSRFSFVGVSSFGVLTQTGDDTAWLDYGISAERAFGGATDLAPLNALAYLYERWQTPRLAEHPPLTGGLVGFIGWEAIRQIERLPNRPPADYDVPGQAFSFVADLVVIDHKFGTVQLIANVLNDGVEATDALWPAAQARLDALQSRLTQPAEAFVSEVDLTTPAAPRHRTERADFLAAVGTSKQHIVDGDVFQVVVSQRFDQDCTADPIDVYRVLRSLNPSPYMYLLSLESTAGLPYSIVGSSPEALVKVANTRVFTHPIAGSKPRGATPEADADFETELAKDPKERAEHLMLVDLARNDLLKVCRAGSVEVTEFMRIERFSHIMHLVSSVEGDLLPEMTAIDVFRATFPAGTLSGAPKPRALEIIDALEPAQRGVYGGVVGYFGFAGDADLAIAIRTATIMNGIAYVQAGGGLVADSDPASEFQESQNKAAAPLRAVAVANAMTRVY from the coding sequence ATGAGTGCCGGATCGACCACCCTGGTGGATTTCACCGGTCTGCTCGCCGACCACCGGGTGATCCCGGTCATCCGTGAACTCTTCGCCGACGGTGAAACCCCCGTCGGCATCTACCGCAAGCTCACCGGGGGAGCCGCGGGCAGCTTCCTGCTCGAATCCGCCGAGCAGGGCGGCATCTGGTCCCGCTTCTCCTTCGTGGGAGTGTCCTCCTTCGGGGTGCTCACCCAGACCGGCGACGACACCGCCTGGCTCGACTACGGTATCTCGGCCGAGCGCGCCTTCGGCGGCGCCACCGACCTGGCCCCCCTGAACGCCCTGGCCTACCTGTATGAGCGCTGGCAGACGCCGCGGCTGGCCGAGCACCCGCCCCTGACCGGCGGACTCGTCGGGTTCATCGGCTGGGAGGCCATCCGGCAGATCGAACGGCTGCCCAACCGGCCGCCCGCCGACTACGACGTGCCGGGCCAGGCGTTCAGCTTCGTCGCGGACCTGGTCGTGATCGACCACAAGTTCGGCACCGTGCAGCTGATCGCCAACGTGCTCAACGACGGCGTGGAAGCCACCGATGCCCTCTGGCCGGCCGCGCAGGCACGCCTGGACGCCCTGCAGAGCAGGCTCACCCAGCCGGCGGAAGCCTTCGTGTCCGAGGTCGACCTGACCACCCCCGCGGCGCCCCGGCACCGCACCGAGCGAGCCGACTTCCTCGCTGCGGTGGGCACGTCCAAGCAGCACATCGTCGACGGCGACGTGTTCCAGGTTGTCGTCTCCCAGCGGTTCGACCAGGACTGCACCGCGGACCCGATCGATGTCTACAGGGTGCTGCGCAGCCTCAACCCGAGCCCGTACATGTACCTGCTCAGCCTCGAATCCACCGCCGGGTTGCCTTATTCGATCGTCGGGTCGTCCCCGGAGGCCCTGGTGAAGGTGGCGAACACCCGGGTCTTCACCCACCCGATCGCCGGGTCAAAGCCCCGCGGGGCGACCCCGGAGGCCGACGCCGACTTCGAGACCGAGCTGGCCAAGGACCCCAAGGAACGCGCCGAGCACCTCATGCTCGTCGACCTCGCCCGCAACGACCTGCTCAAGGTCTGCCGCGCCGGGTCGGTGGAAGTGACCGAGTTCATGCGCATCGAACGGTTCAGCCACATCATGCACCTGGTCTCCTCCGTCGAGGGCGACCTGCTGCCGGAGATGACCGCGATCGACGTCTTCAGGGCCACCTTCCCGGCCGGCACCCTGTCGGGCGCGCCCAAACCGCGGGCTCTGGAGATCATCGACGCCCTCGAACCGGCCCAGCGCGGCGTGTACGGCGGAGTGGTGGGCTACTTCGGCTTCGCCGGCGACGCGGACCTCGCCATCGCCATCCGCACCGCGACGATCATGAACGGCATCGCTTACGTGCAGGCCGGCGGTGGCCTGGTCGCCGATTCGGATCCCGCCTCGGAGTTCCAGGAGTCGCAGAACAAGGCGGCGGCCCCGCTGCGCGCCGTCGCCGTGGCCAACGCAATGACCCGGGTCTACTGA
- the trpA gene encoding tryptophan synthase subunit alpha, which produces MTNTRNTQTSTVAATIAASRAAGGGALIGYLPVGFPTLTESIDAAVAIAGSGVDVIELGLPYSDPVMDGPVIQAATQQALANGFRLRHGFEAVAAITAQVDTPVLMMTYWNPVLQYGVDRFADDLAAAGGAGLITPDLIPDDAQSWLLASERAGLDRVFLAAPSSSDERLVQAVTRSRGFVYAVSTMGITGARSDVDSAARVLVTRLREAGATSACVGLGISTPAQVREVLEYADGAIVGSALVKALADGGVAAVATLAAELAAGARDIRAAV; this is translated from the coding sequence GTGACGAACACTCGCAACACCCAAACCAGCACGGTCGCGGCCACGATCGCGGCCAGCCGTGCGGCCGGCGGCGGCGCCCTGATCGGCTACCTGCCGGTAGGTTTCCCCACCCTCACCGAGAGCATCGACGCGGCCGTCGCGATCGCCGGGAGCGGGGTCGACGTCATCGAGCTCGGCCTGCCGTACTCCGACCCCGTGATGGACGGCCCGGTCATCCAGGCCGCCACCCAGCAGGCCCTGGCCAACGGATTCCGCCTGCGGCACGGCTTCGAGGCCGTCGCCGCGATCACCGCCCAGGTCGACACGCCCGTATTGATGATGACCTACTGGAACCCGGTCCTGCAGTACGGTGTCGACCGTTTCGCCGACGACCTCGCCGCCGCCGGGGGAGCCGGGCTGATCACGCCGGACCTCATCCCCGACGACGCGCAAAGCTGGCTCCTGGCCAGCGAACGGGCCGGCCTTGACCGGGTCTTCCTCGCCGCGCCGTCCTCCTCCGACGAACGCCTGGTGCAGGCGGTGACCCGTAGCCGCGGGTTCGTCTACGCGGTCTCCACCATGGGCATCACCGGGGCCAGGAGCGATGTCGACTCCGCCGCCCGGGTGCTGGTCACCCGACTGCGGGAAGCCGGCGCCACGAGCGCCTGCGTCGGCCTGGGAATCTCCACGCCCGCCCAGGTACGCGAAGTACTGGAGTACGCCGACGGCGCCATCGTCGGCTCCGCGCTGGTCAAGGCCCTTGCCGACGGGGGAGTCGCCGCCGTGGCGACCCTCGCGGCCGAGCTCGCTGCCGGGGCCAGAGACATCCGCGCCGCCGTCTAG
- a CDS encoding glutamate synthase subunit beta — MADPKGFLKATERELPARRPVSIRLMDWKEVYEAGDSAVLKRQAGRCMDCGVPFCHQGCPLGNLIPEWNDLTWRDEGRQAIERLHATNNFPEFTGRLCPAPCESACVLSINQPAVTIKQVEVSIIDQAFAEGWVTPQPPGRLTGKTIAVVGSGPAGLAAAQQLTRAGHTVAVFERDDRIGGLLRYGIPDFKMEKKHLDGRLAQMTAEGTRFRAGVTIGVDITWADLRARYDAVVVATGAMVPRDLPIPGRDLPGVHFAMEYLVQQNKVGAGDTVDNQIIAEGKHVVVLGGGDTGADCIGTAHRQLAASVTNLAIGKQPGDSRPEHQPWPMSPTLFEVSSAHEEGGTREYLASTIEFLANDAGEVRAIRVAETEYLDGRRVPKAGTEREIPADLVLLALGFTGPDTAELTQQLHVPLDDRSNVVRDSDYQTSHEGVFVAGDAGRGQSLIVWAIAEGRAAAAAVDRYLEGETQLPAPVKPTDHSFAI, encoded by the coding sequence ATGGCTGACCCGAAGGGATTCCTGAAGGCCACAGAGCGGGAACTGCCCGCTCGTCGTCCGGTATCCATCCGTTTGATGGACTGGAAAGAGGTCTATGAGGCGGGCGATTCGGCCGTGCTCAAGCGACAGGCCGGCCGCTGCATGGACTGCGGTGTGCCGTTCTGCCACCAGGGCTGCCCACTGGGCAACCTGATCCCGGAGTGGAACGACCTCACCTGGCGGGACGAGGGCCGGCAGGCCATCGAGCGCCTGCACGCCACGAACAACTTCCCGGAGTTCACCGGCCGGCTCTGCCCCGCGCCGTGCGAATCCGCCTGCGTGCTGAGCATCAACCAGCCTGCCGTGACGATCAAGCAGGTCGAGGTGTCCATCATCGACCAGGCCTTCGCGGAGGGCTGGGTGACCCCCCAGCCGCCCGGCCGGCTCACCGGCAAGACCATCGCCGTCGTCGGCTCCGGCCCGGCCGGCCTCGCGGCCGCCCAGCAGCTGACCCGGGCCGGCCACACCGTGGCCGTGTTCGAGCGCGACGACCGCATCGGCGGCCTGCTGCGCTACGGCATCCCGGACTTCAAGATGGAAAAGAAGCACCTCGACGGCCGGCTCGCCCAGATGACCGCGGAGGGGACCCGGTTCCGTGCCGGCGTCACCATCGGCGTGGACATCACCTGGGCCGACCTGCGGGCCCGCTACGACGCCGTCGTCGTCGCGACCGGCGCCATGGTGCCCCGCGACCTGCCGATCCCGGGCCGCGACCTGCCCGGGGTGCACTTCGCCATGGAATACCTCGTGCAGCAGAACAAGGTGGGCGCCGGCGACACCGTCGACAACCAGATCATCGCTGAAGGCAAGCACGTGGTCGTCCTCGGCGGCGGTGACACCGGTGCCGACTGCATCGGCACCGCGCACCGCCAGCTCGCGGCATCGGTGACCAACCTGGCCATCGGTAAGCAGCCCGGCGACAGCCGGCCGGAGCACCAGCCCTGGCCCATGTCGCCGACCCTGTTCGAGGTGTCCAGCGCACACGAAGAGGGCGGCACCCGCGAGTACCTAGCCTCCACCATCGAGTTCCTCGCCAACGACGCCGGCGAGGTGCGGGCCATCCGGGTCGCCGAAACCGAGTATCTCGACGGCCGCCGGGTCCCCAAGGCCGGAACCGAGCGAGAGATCCCCGCCGATCTTGTGTTGCTGGCTCTCGGATTCACCGGTCCGGACACGGCCGAGCTGACCCAGCAGCTGCACGTACCGCTCGACGACCGGAGTAATGTCGTCCGTGATAGTGATTACCAGACCAGCCACGAGGGTGTTTTCGTTGCCGGAGATGCAGGCCGAGGTCAGTCGCTCATCGTATGGGCGATCGCCGAAGGGCGCGCTGCCGCGGCAGCCGTCGATCGGTATCTCGAAGGCGAGACTCAACTGCCCGCCCCGGTGAAGCCGACGGATCATTCGTTTGCCATCTGA
- a CDS encoding Trp biosynthesis-associated membrane protein has protein sequence MAAPRRIKPILILAVIAASGLALLAWTQVWATVRLSADGTSQQVLDVTGSIAAPGLTALALAGLALAGALTIAGVVIRIVLGILEMLLGVSVILSAALALADPVGASVAAVTAATGIAGTDSTRAAVQSAAVTFWPFLALVAGILMLVVGLVVCVSARRWPGPTTRYESTRFTPVTDAATGQTRPHDAVDDWDGLTRGDDPTA, from the coding sequence ATGGCCGCCCCACGTCGGATCAAGCCGATCCTGATCCTGGCGGTCATCGCGGCCAGCGGCCTCGCGTTGCTGGCCTGGACCCAGGTCTGGGCAACCGTGCGGCTGTCCGCCGACGGCACCAGCCAGCAGGTCCTGGACGTCACCGGCTCGATCGCCGCGCCGGGCCTGACCGCCCTGGCCCTGGCCGGGCTGGCCCTCGCCGGCGCGCTCACCATCGCCGGTGTGGTGATTCGCATCGTCCTCGGCATCCTCGAAATGCTCCTCGGCGTCAGCGTCATCCTCTCGGCAGCCCTGGCCCTGGCCGACCCGGTCGGCGCCAGCGTGGCGGCGGTCACGGCTGCCACCGGCATCGCCGGCACCGACTCCACCCGCGCGGCCGTGCAGAGCGCCGCCGTGACCTTCTGGCCGTTCCTGGCCCTCGTCGCCGGGATCCTGATGCTCGTCGTGGGCCTCGTGGTCTGCGTGAGCGCCCGCCGCTGGCCGGGCCCGACCACACGGTACGAGAGCACCCGCTTCACGCCGGTCACGGATGCCGCAACGGGCCAGACCCGCCCCCACGACGCCGTCGACGACTGGGACGGCCTCACCAGGGGCGACGACCCCACGGCCTGA
- a CDS encoding DUF6704 family protein — MSFESADPGHGHSTAAWTAVTIMLIAFTIGTVAFFFEVAWLVWTSAALLLAGLVVGWIMAKAGYGAASVDGSH; from the coding sequence ATGAGCTTCGAGTCGGCAGACCCCGGCCACGGCCACTCGACGGCGGCCTGGACCGCAGTCACCATCATGCTGATCGCATTCACCATCGGCACCGTCGCGTTCTTCTTCGAGGTCGCCTGGCTCGTCTGGACCTCCGCGGCGCTCCTGCTCGCCGGCCTCGTTGTGGGCTGGATCATGGCCAAGGCCGGTTACGGCGCGGCATCGGTCGACGGAAGCCACTGA
- the lgt gene encoding prolipoprotein diacylglyceryl transferase has product MVSLPLSIPSPEWSYFDLGPFRIHAYAICILIGIFLATAVTSRRLTKRGGEPGVVLDIILWAVPLGIVGARIFHVLTHPNDYFYDGANLWDVFAVWKGGIAIFGALLGGAVGAYIGTRRAGIRFWSFADALAPGMLLAQAMGRLGNWFNHELFGLPTTLPWGLEISPDNPAYPVGLPAGTLFHPTFLYEIVWNLVGVAVILILERKFRLRWGSAFGVYLIWYGAGRSVFESIRVDPSEIFFGLRTNVWAALFAIVVGLVIILVQSRRHTGIELSPYLPGREWKLVDPEVESGETDSERGDPGDEADEPVESRDVDATSTTDSRP; this is encoded by the coding sequence GTGGTGTCGTTGCCCTTGAGCATTCCGAGCCCTGAGTGGAGCTATTTCGACCTGGGGCCGTTCCGCATCCACGCGTACGCGATCTGCATCCTGATCGGGATCTTCCTGGCCACCGCCGTCACGAGCCGGCGCCTGACCAAACGCGGCGGTGAGCCGGGCGTGGTGCTGGACATCATCCTCTGGGCCGTGCCGCTCGGCATCGTCGGCGCCCGGATCTTCCATGTGCTCACCCACCCTAACGACTACTTCTACGACGGTGCGAATCTCTGGGACGTGTTCGCGGTCTGGAAAGGCGGCATCGCCATCTTCGGCGCCCTGCTGGGTGGCGCCGTCGGGGCCTACATCGGCACCCGCCGTGCCGGCATCCGATTCTGGTCCTTCGCCGACGCCCTGGCCCCGGGCATGCTCCTGGCCCAGGCCATGGGTCGCCTCGGCAACTGGTTCAACCACGAACTGTTCGGCCTGCCGACCACGCTGCCGTGGGGGCTGGAGATCTCTCCCGACAACCCCGCCTACCCGGTCGGCCTGCCCGCGGGCACCCTGTTCCACCCGACGTTCCTGTACGAGATCGTCTGGAACCTGGTCGGTGTCGCCGTCATCCTCATCCTCGAGCGCAAGTTCCGGCTGCGCTGGGGCAGCGCGTTCGGCGTCTACCTGATCTGGTACGGCGCCGGCCGCAGTGTCTTCGAATCGATCCGGGTCGACCCGAGCGAGATCTTCTTCGGTCTGCGCACCAACGTCTGGGCCGCCCTGTTCGCGATCGTGGTGGGACTGGTCATCATCCTCGTGCAGAGCCGACGCCACACCGGGATCGAACTGAGCCCGTATCTGCCCGGACGCGAGTGGAAGCTGGTCGACCCTGAGGTAGAATCTGGTGAAACCGATTCCGAACGAGGCGATCCCGGCGATGAAGCTGATGAACCCGTTGAATCACGAGACGTCGACGCCACAAGCACCACCGACTCCCGCCCCTAA
- the trpC gene encoding indole-3-glycerol phosphate synthase TrpC — MPANLLAELLAGSLADADTRRLERPFAALEADALAQAPALDAVHALAPSDRVRIIAEVKRASPSRGPLAEITDPAALAVSYEFGGASAISVLTEGRRFLGSLEDLEQVRASVSIPVLRKDFIGTDYQVLEARAAGADLVLLIVAALDQATLGTLHRLVLELGMTPLVETHSADEVDRALDVGANLVGVNARDLSTFELDQNLFASLADRIPAGVVRVAESAVKTAADVAHYRAAGADVVLVGEALVTNDPILTLNEFLAV, encoded by the coding sequence GTGCCAGCCAACCTCCTCGCTGAACTTCTCGCCGGCTCGCTCGCCGACGCCGACACCCGTCGGCTGGAGCGCCCGTTCGCCGCGCTCGAAGCCGACGCGCTCGCCCAGGCGCCCGCCCTCGACGCGGTGCACGCACTCGCGCCCTCCGACCGGGTGAGGATCATCGCCGAGGTGAAGCGCGCCAGCCCCTCCCGTGGGCCGCTCGCCGAGATCACCGATCCGGCCGCACTGGCCGTGTCCTACGAATTCGGCGGCGCGAGCGCGATCAGCGTGCTTACCGAAGGCCGACGGTTCCTCGGGTCGCTCGAGGACCTCGAGCAGGTCAGGGCGTCCGTGTCGATCCCGGTCCTGCGCAAGGACTTCATCGGCACCGACTACCAGGTACTCGAAGCGCGGGCGGCGGGGGCCGACCTGGTTCTGCTCATCGTCGCGGCCCTCGACCAGGCCACCCTCGGCACCCTGCACCGCCTGGTGCTCGAGCTGGGCATGACCCCGCTGGTCGAGACCCATAGCGCGGATGAGGTCGACCGCGCCCTGGACGTGGGCGCCAACCTGGTCGGCGTGAACGCCAGAGACCTCAGCACCTTCGAACTCGACCAGAACCTGTTCGCCAGCCTGGCCGACCGGATCCCCGCCGGCGTCGTCCGGGTGGCCGAATCCGCGGTCAAAACCGCCGCCGACGTGGCCCACTACCGCGCCGCGGGCGCCGATGTCGTGCTGGTCGGTGAAGCTCTCGTCACCAACGATCCCATTCTCACCCTCAACGAATTCCTGGCGGTATAG
- the trpB gene encoding tryptophan synthase subunit beta translates to MSNTTDSLRAQSGPYFGDFGGRFVPESLVAALDELSAEYALAKADPAFAAELTELHRSYTGRPSLITEVPRFAAHGGGARIILKREDLNHTGSHKLNNVLGQVLLTKRIGKKRVIAETGAGQHGVATATAAALFGLDCVVYMGEVDTERQALNVARMRLLGAEVVSVKTGSRTLKDAINDAMRDWVTNVDTTNYVFGTVAGPHPFPAMVRDFQKIIGEEARQQVLDLTGRLPDAVTACVGGGSNAMGIFHAFLDDPEVALYGYEAGGEGIEGLRHAATLTKGRPGVLHGARSLMLQDEDGQTVESHSISAGLDYPGVGPEHAWLASIGRATYLPVTDAEAMDALRLLSRTEGIIPAIESAHALSGTLQLGKDLGPDSIILVNLSGRGDKDMETAGRYFDLLDAGAQQL, encoded by the coding sequence ATGTCCAACACCACCGATTCCCTCCGCGCCCAGTCCGGGCCCTACTTCGGCGACTTCGGCGGCCGGTTCGTGCCGGAATCCCTCGTGGCCGCGCTCGACGAGCTGTCGGCGGAGTACGCCCTCGCCAAGGCCGACCCGGCCTTCGCCGCCGAGTTGACCGAGTTGCACCGCAGCTACACCGGTCGGCCGTCACTCATCACCGAGGTGCCCAGGTTCGCCGCGCACGGCGGCGGCGCCCGCATCATCCTCAAGCGCGAAGACCTCAACCACACCGGCTCGCACAAGCTCAACAACGTGCTCGGCCAGGTGCTGCTCACCAAGCGCATCGGCAAGAAGCGTGTCATCGCCGAAACCGGCGCCGGCCAGCACGGCGTCGCCACCGCGACGGCCGCCGCCCTGTTCGGGTTGGACTGCGTCGTCTACATGGGCGAGGTCGACACCGAGCGCCAGGCGCTCAACGTAGCCAGGATGCGATTGCTCGGGGCCGAGGTTGTCTCGGTGAAGACCGGCTCACGCACCCTCAAGGACGCCATCAACGACGCAATGCGCGACTGGGTCACCAATGTGGACACCACCAACTACGTCTTCGGCACCGTCGCCGGCCCGCACCCGTTCCCCGCCATGGTGCGGGACTTCCAGAAGATCATCGGCGAAGAAGCCCGCCAGCAGGTACTCGACCTGACCGGCCGGCTTCCCGACGCCGTCACGGCCTGCGTCGGCGGCGGCTCCAACGCCATGGGCATCTTCCACGCCTTCCTCGACGACCCCGAGGTGGCCCTGTACGGCTACGAAGCCGGGGGTGAAGGCATCGAGGGCCTGCGCCACGCCGCGACGCTCACCAAGGGCCGCCCCGGCGTGCTGCACGGCGCGCGCAGCCTGATGCTGCAGGACGAAGACGGCCAGACCGTCGAGTCGCACTCCATCTCGGCCGGCCTGGACTACCCGGGCGTCGGCCCCGAGCACGCCTGGCTGGCCAGCATCGGCCGCGCCACCTACCTGCCCGTCACCGACGCGGAGGCCATGGACGCGCTCCGCCTGCTCAGCCGCACCGAGGGGATCATCCCCGCCATCGAATCGGCGCACGCCCTCTCCGGAACACTGCAACTGGGCAAGGACCTCGGCCCGGACTCGATCATCCTGGTCAACCTGAGCGGCCGCGGCGACAAGGACATGGAAACCGCCGGCCGTTACTTCGACCTCCTCGACGCTGGAGCGCAGCAGCTGTGA
- the hisI gene encoding phosphoribosyl-AMP cyclohydrolase — translation MNVDAALESALFSPDGLLPAVIQQWDTREVLMLGWMDREALRRTLTEGRVTFWSRSRQEYWRKGDTSGHAQFVRSAALDCDADTLVVQVEQIGAACHTGTHTCFDGRGIDVTGLSGADDDDEAER, via the coding sequence ATGAACGTCGACGCCGCTCTGGAGTCCGCACTTTTCTCACCAGACGGGCTGCTGCCCGCCGTCATCCAGCAGTGGGACACCCGCGAGGTGCTCATGCTGGGCTGGATGGACCGCGAGGCACTGCGCCGCACCCTCACCGAGGGCCGGGTCACGTTCTGGTCCCGAAGCCGCCAGGAGTACTGGCGGAAGGGCGACACCTCCGGGCACGCCCAGTTCGTGCGCTCGGCCGCACTGGACTGCGACGCCGACACCCTCGTGGTGCAGGTCGAGCAGATCGGCGCTGCCTGCCACACCGGCACGCACACTTGCTTCGACGGTCGCGGCATCGACGTGACCGGACTGAGCGGCGCCGACGACGACGACGAGGCCGAGCGATGA
- a CDS encoding phosphoribosyl-ATP diphosphatase — MKTFDDLFAELSQKAIDRPEGSGTVRELDAGVHAIGKKIVEEAAEVWMAAEYQSDTETAEEISQLIYHLQVLMVAKGLSPEDVYRHL, encoded by the coding sequence GTGAAAACTTTCGACGACCTGTTCGCTGAGCTGAGCCAGAAGGCCATTGACCGGCCGGAGGGCTCCGGAACCGTCCGCGAACTCGACGCCGGCGTGCACGCCATCGGCAAGAAGATCGTCGAAGAGGCCGCAGAGGTCTGGATGGCCGCCGAGTACCAGAGCGACACCGAAACGGCCGAAGAGATTTCGCAGCTGATCTACCACCTGCAGGTCCTGATGGTGGCGAAGGGGCTTTCCCCCGAGGACGTCTACCGACATCTGTGA
- the hisF gene encoding imidazole glycerol phosphate synthase subunit HisF: MSLAVRVIPCLDVANGRVVKGVNFQNLRDAGDPVELAKRYYEQGADELTFLDVTATVDDRSTTYDVVRATAEQVFIPLTVGGGIRSVDDVSRLQASGADKVGVNSAAIARPALISEIADRYGAQVLVLSLDVKRSERTSSGFVVTTHGGRTETELDALSWARQAIELGAGELLVNSIDADGTKAGFDLELITIMRELSSVPVIASGGAGRVEHFPPAIAAGADAVLAASVFHSGDLTIGDVKRELADAGMVVRR; encoded by the coding sequence ATGAGCCTCGCCGTCAGAGTGATCCCGTGCCTCGACGTGGCCAACGGCCGGGTCGTCAAAGGCGTCAACTTCCAGAACCTGCGAGACGCGGGCGACCCCGTCGAACTCGCCAAGCGCTACTACGAGCAGGGCGCTGACGAACTGACCTTCCTCGATGTGACGGCAACGGTCGACGACCGCTCCACCACCTACGACGTGGTGCGTGCCACCGCCGAGCAGGTCTTCATCCCGCTCACTGTCGGCGGCGGCATCCGCAGCGTCGACGACGTGTCCAGGCTGCAGGCCAGCGGCGCGGACAAGGTCGGCGTGAACAGCGCCGCCATCGCCCGCCCGGCGTTGATCTCCGAGATCGCCGACCGGTACGGCGCCCAGGTGCTGGTGCTCTCCCTCGACGTCAAACGCAGCGAGCGCACGTCGTCCGGGTTCGTCGTCACCACCCACGGCGGCCGCACCGAGACCGAGCTGGACGCCCTCTCCTGGGCCCGGCAGGCGATCGAGCTGGGCGCGGGCGAACTGCTGGTGAACAGCATCGACGCCGACGGCACCAAGGCCGGCTTCGACCTCGAACTCATCACCATCATGCGCGAGCTCAGTTCCGTTCCCGTGATCGCCTCCGGGGGAGCCGGCCGCGTCGAACACTTCCCGCCGGCCATCGCGGCGGGCGCCGATGCCGTCCTGGCCGCCTCCGTCTTCCACAGTGGAGACCTGACGATTGGCGACGTCAAGCGGGAGCTTGCCGACGCCGGAATGGTGGTGCGCCGATGA
- the hisG gene encoding ATP phosphoribosyltransferase: protein MLRIAVPNKGSLAETAAQMLSEAGYNGRRDPRDLVVADPRNDVEFFYLRPRDIATYVGSGALDVGITGRDLLLDSRSTAGEIASLDFGDSTFRFAGPAGRFTELADLEGLRVATSYPGLVGSFLAGHGISVDLVTLDGAVESAVQLGVADAVADVVSTGSTLRKAGLQIFGPVILESTAVLITSENAHPGINTLLRRLQGVLVARQYVLVDYDVHVDNLDAACQAASGIESPTISSLREPNWVAVRVMIPRLDTNSVMDRLYELGARAILVTSIHNARL, encoded by the coding sequence ATGTTGAGAATTGCTGTGCCCAATAAGGGCTCGCTCGCCGAGACCGCCGCCCAGATGCTGTCAGAGGCCGGCTACAACGGCCGCCGTGACCCGCGCGACCTCGTCGTCGCCGACCCGCGCAACGACGTGGAGTTCTTCTACCTGCGCCCGCGCGACATCGCCACCTACGTCGGCAGCGGCGCCCTGGACGTCGGCATCACCGGCCGCGACCTGCTGCTGGACTCCCGTTCGACAGCTGGGGAGATCGCCAGCCTCGACTTCGGCGACTCCACCTTCCGGTTCGCCGGTCCCGCCGGCCGGTTCACCGAGCTGGCCGACCTCGAGGGCTTGCGCGTCGCCACCAGCTACCCCGGCCTGGTCGGCAGCTTCCTCGCCGGCCACGGCATCAGCGTCGACCTCGTCACCCTCGACGGCGCCGTCGAGTCCGCCGTGCAGCTCGGTGTGGCGGATGCCGTCGCCGACGTCGTCTCCACCGGCTCCACCCTGCGCAAGGCCGGCCTGCAGATTTTCGGCCCGGTGATCCTGGAATCCACCGCCGTGCTGATCACGTCAGAGAACGCCCACCCGGGCATCAACACGCTGCTGCGCCGCCTCCAGGGCGTTCTCGTGGCCCGCCAGTACGTGCTCGTCGACTACGACGTGCACGTCGACAACCTCGACGCCGCCTGCCAGGCCGCGTCAGGGATCGAATCGCCCACCATTTCGTCTCTGCGCGAACCGAACTGGGTGGCCGTTCGAGTGATGATCCCGCGCCTGGACACCAACAGCGTGATGGACCGGCTCTACGAACTCGGCGCCCGCGCGATTCTGGTCACCTCGATTCACAACGCCAGGTTGTAA
- the rpe gene encoding ribulose-phosphate 3-epimerase, with product MVTRINPSILSADFANLERELGSISTADLAHVDVMDNHFVPNLTLGLPVVERLLQVSPIPLDLHLMIDDPDRWAPAYADAGAYSVTFHAEAAADAVALARRLRDIGARAGIALKPGTLVEPYLDLLAEFDQVLVMTVEPGFGGQSFMATTMPKLSLLADAVRASGLDVWLQVDGGITEDTIVQAAQAGANTFVAGSSVFNGNPAEQIARLREAAALHTHTH from the coding sequence ATGGTTACCCGGATCAACCCGAGCATTCTGTCCGCAGACTTCGCCAACCTGGAGCGGGAGCTTGGCAGCATCAGCACCGCCGACCTGGCGCATGTCGACGTCATGGACAACCACTTCGTGCCGAACCTCACCCTCGGCCTGCCGGTGGTCGAACGCCTGCTGCAGGTGTCGCCGATACCACTCGACCTGCACCTGATGATCGACGACCCCGACCGGTGGGCACCGGCCTACGCCGATGCCGGCGCGTACTCGGTCACCTTCCACGCCGAGGCGGCAGCGGACGCCGTTGCGCTGGCCCGTCGGCTGCGCGACATCGGCGCTCGGGCCGGCATCGCTCTGAAGCCCGGCACCCTCGTTGAGCCCTACCTCGACCTGCTCGCCGAATTCGACCAGGTACTGGTGATGACTGTCGAGCCGGGCTTCGGCGGCCAGAGCTTCATGGCGACCACCATGCCCAAGCTCTCCCTGCTCGCCGATGCCGTGCGCGCGAGCGGCCTGGACGTCTGGCTGCAGGTGGACGGCGGCATCACCGAGGACACCATCGTGCAGGCCGCCCAAGCTGGTGCCAACACTTTCGTCGCCGGCTCCAGCGTCTTCAACGGCAATCCCGCGGAACAGATCGCCCGGCTGCGCGAGGCCGCCGCCCTACACACGCACACCCACTAA